ATAAGCTCTCAACCAATCCAGGATATTCTCTTGATAGGCATCTAATATTTTTGCTTTATGCCTTGATCCATTAATTCCTCCTCTGCTTCTTCAAATGTCATCTTCAAGTATTTCCTGACGGTTGGTCTTGACAAGCCCAACTGCATCGCAATCTGAGAAATACTGAATCCTTTCTTCTTTAATCTATGAATTTCAACATCCATGACATTTTTCCTAGTCTCCATATTACTCACCTCGTTCAATATTGATGATAATATTGAACGAGATGACGTATCTGCTGACCAGGGAAAGTGGAAAAAGTTATTTAGCAGAATCTGGTAACTCTAGCTTAGCATTTACACAGCGACATGAGTAGAAAGTTATCGTGCTTACCTGGGAGGTCTCATGGTCGTCATAAGACGTAGTAACAACGAACCATGAGAAGTTAGCAGAAGCCATAGTAGGCAATAAAGTTATAGAAGAGCTGAACAACAATTCATCTTGAAATAGACAAGGAGATAGATGTCGGCTTCTCAATGACCGAAATCACCCACGATTAAGTTTAAACAAGGGGTGATCGTTGATGATATTGAAGAAACTATATCGGAATATGGTTCAGCTATTCTTCGGAAAGTGAAGGGTGGAAATTATCAAGTCTTACCTGTAAATCGGGTATATATACCGAAAGATAGTAGAGGTAAATGCGTATTAGGCATCCCAGTAGTTCGAGACCGTATCGTCCAACAGATGATATTAAACATCTTAGACCCATATATCGCCCCTCACTTCTCAGATCATAGTTATGGTTTCAGGAAAGGACGCAATGCGCATGACGCGATTCATCAAGTAGAAGCCTATACGAATGAGGGAGTATGTATATGTCGTGAATTGTGAATTATCGAAATACTTTGACACAGTACATCATCAGAAACTGATGAGTTAAGTGGGGAACATATTCAGAATGTAGGCATTGTAGTAAGAAAGGGTGCTAACGATAAGATCGTAAAACCTGATATTCCTAAAGAATCCTTGAAATAGTAGTTTCTCCTCGGCTTCTATCGAATTGAAAACCTTGCATCAGAAATTTGGACTTAAACTACCGGCATACCGTCAACAGATGGAAAGGAAGCAAATTGGTAATCCAATATCTCGTGTTAACATTACACTGATGTATTCAGGTATCAAAGCCTTACTTTGAC
This region of Suicoccus acidiformans genomic DNA includes:
- a CDS encoding helix-turn-helix domain-containing protein, encoding METRKNVMDVEIHRLKKKGFSISQIAMQLGLSRPTVRKYLKMTFEEAEEELMDQGIKQKY
- a CDS encoding reverse transcriptase domain-containing protein, whose amino-acid sequence is MIVDDIEETISEYGSAILRKVKGGNYQVLPVNRVYIPKDSRGKCVLGIPVVRDRIVQQMILNILDPYIAPHFSDHSYGFRKGRNAHDAIHQVEAYTNEGVCICREL